Proteins from a genomic interval of Channa argus isolate prfri chromosome 11, Channa argus male v1.0, whole genome shotgun sequence:
- the mapk4 gene encoding mitogen-activated protein kinase 4 — MARQDSPIFLHGFDLSGHFVDLRPLGTGVTGLVLSAVDQRTGQRVAIKKLVMRDAVTVKHALREVKITRRLHHENVVRVHEVLAPYGRPLPTDPGQLSALYIVQECMETDLARLLEQGPLPTDHATLLFYQLLRGLKFIHSANVLHRDLKPANIFINTDQLLLKIGDFGLARIVDPHYSHKGYLSEGLATKWYCSPRLLLSPNNYTKAIDMWAAGCILAEMLTGRMLFAGAHELEQMQLILNTVPVLREEDRQDLLQVMPSYVSHGWRVRKPFSNLLPEVDVQAVDFLERILTFNPMDRLTAEAALSHPFLQQYSCPEDEPTSSHPFHIEDELEDSLITEQSLSSSNSQASNIHWDRYENSLSTDVCWQQSGGRCQCMPPGHITSDLGDTTEDEEVQRDPRASSTSLLEEAQVDPRKYSHSSSAERFLENSHSSLERACGLGYGELDCGRSCDYKVGSPSYLDKIAWREGKPQHYSEPKLILDLSHWKRNTNILPVPVEPFGGSVEDLVVMKEEKPKQEEMGDLFQEISRWVESTQSRLQSPSPSPTLGPCSPSCYTSSPPLPLSPTDLSTPVFHYTDVVRQPSPEYDDHRLSPIRPVTSSSNSLPSLLPSSPTSPLHPQSPQTMSPLTTPFFPLPESQPLSSTSSISQPENDDSMESLPVKQKERLFDLDVFISRALKLCRQNKEKADRRKVKEAGWREESKQPSRKVTRLPEHRTPPPQTPNS; from the exons ATGGCCAGACAGGACTCTCCCATTTTCCTCCATGGCTTTGACCTCAGTGGTCACTTTGTTGACCTTCGACCTCTTGGCACGGGTGTCACCGGCCTGGTACTCTCCGCTGTGGATCAACGCACTGGGCAACGTGTGGCAATTAAAAAGCTAGTGATGCGTGATGCTGTGACAGTGAAACACGCCTTGCGGGAGGTTAAAATCACCCGCCGTCTGCATCATGAAAATGTGGTCCGGGTTCATGAGGTTTTGGCACCTTATGGACGACCGCTTCCCACAGATCCAGGCCAGCTCAGCGCCCTGTACATTGTCCAGGAGTGTATGGAGACAGATTTGGCTCGTCTGCTGGAACAAGGACCACTACCCACAG ATCATGCTACTCTGCTGTTCTACCAGTTGCTGAGGGGTCTAAAGTTCATCCACTCAGCTAACGTCCTGCACAGAGACCTGAAGCCAGCCAACATTTTCATCAACACAGACCAGCTGCTACTCAAGATTGGAGACTTTGGGCTGGCCAGGATAGTCGACCCTCACTATTCTCACAAG GGCTATCTGTCTGAAGGTCTGGCAACTAAGTGGTATTGTTCCCCCCGCCTGCTCCTGTCCCCCAACAACTACACCAAGGCCATTGACATGTGGGCTGCTGGCTGCATCCTGGCTGAGATGCTTACGGGACGCATGCTGTTTGCAG GAGCTCATGAGCTGGAGCAGATGCAGCTGATTCTCAACACAGTGCCGGTGttgagagaagaggacagaCAAGATCTGCTACAG GTGATGCCTTCATATGTCAGCCATGGATGGAGAGTCAGGAAACCCTTTTCTAATTTACTGCCAGAAGTGGATGTTCAGG CCGTGGACTTCCTTGAGCGAATTCTTACTTTTAACCCCATGGATCGGCTGACAGCTGAAGCAGCACTGTCCCATCCATTTCTCCAGCAGTACTCTTGTCCAGAAGATGAGCCTACCTCATCACATCCCTTCCACATTGAGGATGAACTGGAGGACAGCCTCATCACTGAGCAGAGCCTCAGCAGCAGTAATAGCCAGGCCTCCAACATCCACTGGGACAG ATACGAGAACAGTTTGTCAACAGATGTGTGCTGGCAGCAGTCAGGTGGGAGGTGTCAGTGCATGCCCCCTGGCCACATTACCTCTGACCTGGGAGACACCACAGAGGATGAGGAAGTGCAGAGGGACCCCCGGGCCAGTTCCACCTCACTTTTAGAGGAGGCTCAG GTCGACCCCCGCAAATATTCCCACAGCAGCTCGGCTGAACGCTTCCTAGAAAATTCTCACTCTTCTCTGGAACGGGCTTGTGGTTTGGGGTATGGGGAACTGGACTGTGGTCGCTCCTGTGACTACAAAGTAGGTTCTCCCTCATATCTGGACAAAATTGCCTGGAGAGAGGGAAAACCTCAGCATTACTCAGAACCTAAGCTGATACTGGATCTGTCTCATTGGAAACGTAACACCAACATCCTCCCTGTGCCTGTTGAGCCTTTTGGTGGCAGTGTGGAGGACCTGGTAGTGATGAAGGAGGAGAAGCCAAAACAGGAGGAGATGGGGGACTTATTTCAAGAGATCTCTCGCTGGGTAGAGAGCACCCAGTCTCGTCTGCAGTCGCCTAGCCCCAGTCCCACCTTAGGGCCATGTTCACCTTCCTGCTACACTtcttctccccctctccctctctctccaacTGACCTCTCAACTCCAGTCTTCCATTACACGGATGTTGTGAGGCAACCATCACCTGAATATGATGACCACAGACTAAGCCCTATTCGGCCTGTCACCTCTTCCTCTAATTCCCTTCCCTCACTTCTCCCATCATCCCCCACCTCTCCACTGCACCCTCAGTCACCCCAAACAATGTCTCCCCTTACTACACCATTTTTCCCTCTCCCAGAATCTCAACCTCTTTCTTCTACATCCTCCATTTCTCAGCCAGAAAATGATGACTCCATGGAGTCGCTTCCTGTCAAGCAAAAGGAACGGCTGTTTGACCTGGATGTGTTCATATCTAGAGCCCTGAAACTCTGCAGGCAGAACAAGGAGAAAGCAGACAGAAGGAAAGTGAAAGAGGCAGGGTGGAGGGAAGAAAGCAAACAGCCGAGCAGAAAGGTGACCAGGCTTCCAGAGCACAGGACTCCACCACCACAGACCCCCAACTCTTGA
- the tspan36 gene encoding tetraspanin 36 isoform X2 has translation MDCGIIMSKTVLLFLSLMFWFFLIIVVLFAAEVVALVFGIIYQGKTNGELEKPMNDVIAKYDGQNPESITVDAFQSKFQCCGVTNYTSWSNTTWFTKNNNTVPLSCCKNASTECTGRLDQPNLLYGQGCKPQVQHLIRALEYALLVILGFAIFKFFGMLSICVITCRCNSKRSGYQPLYA, from the exons ATGGACTGCGGAATAATCATGTCCAAGAccgtcctcctcttcctcagcttGATGTTCTGG TTCTTTCTGATCATCGTGGTGTTATTTGCAGCTGAAGTTGTTGCTTTGGTATTTGGCATCATCTACCAAGGCAAA ACAAATGGAGAACTGGAGAAGCCTATGAATGATGTCATTGCAAAGTATGACGGACAGAACCCTGAGAGCATAACTGTGGACGCCTTCCAGTCGAAA TTTCAGTGCTGTGGTGTTACAAACTACACCAGCTGGTCCAACACTACCTGGTTTaccaagaacaacaacacagtGCCCCTGTCCTGCTGTAAAAATGCCAGTACAGAATGCACCGGTAGACTGGATCAACCAAATCTGCTTTACGGACAG GGTTGTAAACCCCAAGTTCAGCACCTCATAAGGGCGTTGGAATATGCACTGCTGGTCATTCTGGGCTTTGCCATCTTCAAG TTCTTTGGGATGCTGAGCATATGCGTGATCACCTGTAGATGTAACAGCAAGAGGAGTGGCTACCAACCTCTTTATGCTTGA
- the tspan36 gene encoding tetraspanin 36 isoform X1 produces MDCGIIMSKTVLLFLSLMFWAAGAGLAYIGTYMLRSYDSVGTFIQDKYTLTPAIIIIGISVVMFIFGVFGCCATIWESKLGLGFFFLIIVVLFAAEVVALVFGIIYQGKTNGELEKPMNDVIAKYDGQNPESITVDAFQSKFQCCGVTNYTSWSNTTWFTKNNNTVPLSCCKNASTECTGRLDQPNLLYGQGCKPQVQHLIRALEYALLVILGFAIFKFFGMLSICVITCRCNSKRSGYQPLYA; encoded by the exons ATGGACTGCGGAATAATCATGTCCAAGAccgtcctcctcttcctcagcttGATGTTCTGG GCTGCAGGAGCAGGACTGGCCTACATTGGAACCTATATGCTCCGGAGCTATGACAGTGTTGGTACTTTCATTCAGGACAAGTACACACTGACGCCAGCAATTATCATTATTGGCATCAGCGTGGTGATGTTCATTTTCGGCGTGTTTGGATGCTGCGCCACAATCTGGGAGTCCAAATTGGGGCTGGgcttt TTCTTTCTGATCATCGTGGTGTTATTTGCAGCTGAAGTTGTTGCTTTGGTATTTGGCATCATCTACCAAGGCAAA ACAAATGGAGAACTGGAGAAGCCTATGAATGATGTCATTGCAAAGTATGACGGACAGAACCCTGAGAGCATAACTGTGGACGCCTTCCAGTCGAAA TTTCAGTGCTGTGGTGTTACAAACTACACCAGCTGGTCCAACACTACCTGGTTTaccaagaacaacaacacagtGCCCCTGTCCTGCTGTAAAAATGCCAGTACAGAATGCACCGGTAGACTGGATCAACCAAATCTGCTTTACGGACAG GGTTGTAAACCCCAAGTTCAGCACCTCATAAGGGCGTTGGAATATGCACTGCTGGTCATTCTGGGCTTTGCCATCTTCAAG TTCTTTGGGATGCTGAGCATATGCGTGATCACCTGTAGATGTAACAGCAAGAGGAGTGGCTACCAACCTCTTTATGCTTGA